The Phragmites australis chromosome 15, lpPhrAust1.1, whole genome shotgun sequence genome window below encodes:
- the LOC133891960 gene encoding putative disease resistance RPP13-like protein 1, with protein MAMFLSAIWSDLTSRSISFLMQRYQERFSRLTVEERLNRLQRLLLRVRVVVEEAEERRITNQAMLHQLSMMRKEMYRGYYTLYTLRCRTHEEAADAEHMHQVSRFFTPSQLNSAKRVRLFGGGSSSGEQEQLQQVLGRLETAIEDASELVVFLSGCPRLYRQPYSMYLVLDKCMFGRQTEMERVVGFLLQPDAPGDENPGVLPIIGPRKVGKSTLLEQACNDERVRDHFSEILFLNGINLRSENMVTIGDAVIKYQNPASHGERVLVIVELDGDRFSKRLDDENIDEGLWRRLYSPYIHHIPRGSKIIVTSRSDKIVSFGTTPPLRLQFLDRDAFWYFFKVRLFGSTDATEHPKLASIAMDMAMELNGCFLNANMFSELLRSNVDARFWSVALTILRELKQKNLFGGAHQVDIWEVAEPVYVPRVNKSSEDFVILDDYETSSADHGGGVATTTMTVQEVLLGTARPRGKFDVLAWRSPIPPHFSYFFGCEIRRRPRHVVAGKKRIQKIGS; from the coding sequence ATGGCGATGTTTCTATCTGCAATTTGGAGTGACCTCACCAGCAGGTCCATATCTTTCCTGATGCAAAGATACCAGGAAAGATTCTCGAGGCTGACGGTGGAGGAGAGGCTAAACCGGCTGCAGAGGCTGCTGCTCCGGGTTCGCGTCGTCGTCGAGGAGGCAGAGGAGCGGCGCATCACGAACCAGGCGATGCTGCATCAACTGAGCATGATGAGGAAGGAGATGTACAGAGGCTACTACACCCTGTACACCCTCAGATGCCGCACCCATGAAGAAGCGGCTGATGCCGAACACATGCACCAAGTGAGCCGATTTTTCACACCATCCCAGCTCAATTCTGCCAAGCGCGTCCGTCTGTTCGGTGGCGGCAGTAGTTCCGGTGAACAAGAACAGCTCCAGCAAGTTCTTGGCCGCCTCGAGACCGCCATTGAGGATGCGAGCGAGCTCGTCGTGTTCCTCAGCGGATGCCCTCGTCTGTACCGCCAGCCGTACAGCATGTACCTGGTCTTGGACAAGTGCATGTTCGGTCGCCAAACGGAGATGGAGCGCGTCGTCGGCTTCCTGCTGCAACCAGATGCTCCCGGCGATGAGAATCCCGGTGTCCTGCCGATCATTGGCCCCAGAAAAGTCGGCAAGAGCACGCTCCTCGAGCAAGCCTGCAACGACGAGAGGGTGCGCGACCACTTCTCTGAAATTCTGTTCTTGAACGGAATCAATCTTAGAAGTGAAAACATGGTGACCATTGGAGATGCCGTGATCAAGTACCAGAACCCTGCCTCGCATGGAGAAAGGGTACTGGTCATTGTTGAACTGGATGGGGATAGGTTCTCAAAAAGATTGGATGACGAGAATATCGACGAGGGATTGTGGCGAAGATTGTATTCGCCTTACATACACCATATTCCGCGTGGAAGTAAGATCATAGTCACGAGCCGGTCGGACAAGATCGTGAGCTTTGGAACCACGCCGCCGCTCAGATTACAGTTTCTCGACCGGGACGCGTTCTGGTACTTCTTCAAGGTGCGGTTGTTCGGGAGCACGGACGCGACCGAGCACCCCAAGCTGGCGTCGATCGCCATGGACATGGCGATGGAGCTCAACGGGTGTTTCCTGAACGCAAACATGTTCAGCGAACTACTGAGATCAAACGTCGATGCGCGGTTCTGGAGCGTGGCGCTTACGATCTTGAGAGAGCTGAAGCAGAAGAACCTGTTTGGTGGCGCGCACCAGGTTGATATCTGGGAGGTGGCTGAGCCGGTGTATGTGCCCAGAGTGAACAAATCATCTGAAGATTTTGTAATCCTTGATGACTATGAAACAAGCTCTGCTGATCATGGCGGCGGAGTTGCGACCACGACGATGACGGTGCAAGAGGTGTTGCTTGGAACCGCTAGGCCTCGAGGGAAATTCGATGTTCTAGCGTGGAGATCTCCCATACCACCTCACTTCAGCTACTTTTTTGGCTGCGAGATACGGAGGCGGCCTCGGCATGTGGTcgccgggaagaagaggattCAGAAGATTGGCAGTTGA